The Pyxidicoccus sp. MSG2 DNA segment CGCCCGGTGAGCAGCATCTTCAGCGCCTCGGCCTTCTTGCCGTGCTTCAGCTCGAACATGAAGTGCTCGTGCCGGTTGTCCACGCCCATGATGACGGGGCCGCCCGGCTTCACCACGCGCACCAGCTCGCTCATCGCCTTGGGGTACTGGTCCAGGCAGTAGGACACCGGGTCGCCCTCGCTGAAGACGAGGTCGAACTCCGCGTCCTTGAAGGGCAGGTCCGCCACCGTGCCCTCGATGAAGGAGCAGCGCTCCAGCAGCCCCTTCGATGCGAGGTACTCCTTCGCCTTGACCAGCATGCCCGCGGAGATGTCCAGCACGGTGACCTGGTGGCCGGCCTCCGCGAAGCGCGCGCTGAACTTTCCGCCGCCGCCGCCCGCGTCCAGCACCCGCCAGGACGTGCCGGCCGGGGGCAGCACCTTCGCCACGGCCGTCCAGGTGAGCTCGTCGTAGACCACCCAGAACAGCTTGTGCGCCGCCTTGGTGTACTTGCTGTCGTTGTACGTCGAAGACACCTGGTCGTAGCGGCTGGAGATGTCCTGCGGCTGGGGCTGCGAGGCGTTGGCGGTGCTCATGACGGGTTCACTCCGGCTCTTCAGTACGTGAAGGAGATCTTCGAGAGGATACGGCGCTCCTGCGAGCCGTTGAAGGGCTGGTCCGAGTAGACCAGGAACAAGTCGCTCCACTCGCGGTAGTGCCAGCCGAAGACGGCGTCCAGCAGCGTGCCCTTCACGTTGCTGTAGTCCGCCAGCTCGGACACCGCGCCCTGCTGGAACGTCACGCGGGTGTAGAGGTTCGGGTTGAACTGGTAGCGCAGCTGCGCGTAGCCGCTCCACGAGTGGCCGGTGCCGGAGGTGCCGAACAGCTCGCTGTTCTCCGGCACGTCCTTGCTCTCCGTGTAGAAGCCGCTGAACTTCGCCTGGAGCCGGTGCCCCATCTTCAGGTTGATCGCGGCGTTGATGCCACGCGTGGGGCCGCCCAGGAAGTTACCCGTGAAGGCCGTCAGCGTCAGGCTCTGCCAGTCGTTGGGGAAGAGGATGAAGCCGCCGGTGGCGATGCGGTCCTTGAAGCCCTCGTTGTCGTCGTAGACGTAGTCCGCGTAGAGGGCGAAGTTGTGGTTCAGGTACGGCGTCACGTTGACGCGGTTGCGCAGGCGGGTGCGCACGTGCTCGTGGTTGCGCCGCCAGAGGCTGTCCCAGGTGAGGTTGATCTGCGGCAGGAAGCGCAGCTTGGGGAACGGCGTCAGGTACAGGTGCGTGTTGTAGCCCTGCTTGTCGAGCACCGGCGTGTAGCCCAGCGGGTTGGCGTAGCGCGCGCCGATGTCCTCCAGGTGGATCCAGAACTCGGAGTTGGTGTCGAAGCGGTGGATGGCGAGCTTGTACGCCTCCGAGTTCTTGTGGCCCGCCACGTCGCTCCAGCTCTTGAGCACCTGGGCCTGGATGAAGAGCTCCTCCCAGATGTGGATGTTGGCGTCGAGGCCCGCGGTGCGGAACCAGCCGTACTTGTCGCCGTTGCGGCTCACCGCCACCAGGTTGATGGCGGAGCGCTTGCCGATGTCCTGCTGGAGGCGGAGCACGCCGGAGTTGAGGTTCTCCTTCTCGTTGCTGCCGTCACCCGGGTCGTCGCGGTGCTGCACGTCGAGCAGCGAGAAGCCCAGGCCGCCCACCTTGCCGGTGAACTGCGCGCCGCCGATCACCTGGTCATGCGGCTTCATGGCGATGCGGCGCGAGGTGAATATCTTGATGGGCGCCAGGAAGAGGTGCTCGCTCTCCACGAAGAAGGGACGGCGCTCGGGGAGCAGCGGCTCCTCGGTGTCCAGCAGCAGCCGGTCCTGGTCGGCCTCCACGTCGGAGAAGTCCGGGTTGACGGTCAGCTTCAGGGCCAGGTTCGACGTCGGGTCGATGCGCGCGTCGAAGCCGGCGTTGGGCTTGAACATCTTCCGGTCCGCGGTGGTCTTCAGCGCGAAGTCCGTGGCCACGTACGGGGTGATGCCCCAACTGCGGCGGCCCTCGATGCCCTTGAGGCCCTCCAGGTGCGGGAAGCGACTCACCTTGGCGCTGTTGACGCCGTCCGGCGTCCAGTTGCTCCACTCCTGGGTGCGGGCCTGCTCGCGGTCCAGCATCAGGCCGAACGTCACCTCCTCGCCCTCCGGGACGTCCGGGAACTGGAAGTTGGCGAAGGGGATGCGGACCTCGGAGTACCACCCGTCCTTGGTGACGGAGCCCATGGTCTCCCACTCGCCCGCCCAGGACGTGGTGAAGGCCTCGCCGTCCGCGACAATGCGGCCGTCGGTGCGCACACCCAGCGGGTTGGTCCAGAAGTAGTACGCGTTGCGGTGGTCCTTGTACGTGTCCAGCATCACCGTGACGTTGTCCTCCTGGTGCAGGAAGGACTCGTTCTGGACGCTGTAGGCGGTGATCTTCGAGGGGTCCTTGTCCAGGCAGTAGAACAGCACGTACAGGTTGTGCTTGTCGTAGAGGATGCGGACCTTGGTGTCGTCACGCGCGGGGTTGCCGTAGTCGATGCGCGTGAGGTGCCAGCCGGAGACCTCCGGGGCCGTGAGCCACACGGCCTCGTCCGGCTTTCCGTCAATGGTGATGGGCTCGCTGGTGAAGGTGGCCTTGTAATTGTAGTGCTGCTGGTCAGCGGGCGAATCGGCAAAGGCCAGAGCGGGCAGACACGCGACGAACAGCGCGGCGCCCCAGGCACAGGTAGACGGTTTCATCCGGGCTCCTGGGATGGGGTGAGGACGGGGGTGTGGGCGACAGCAGCCGGTGCGGAGCGCTCGGGAGCCCAGGCCATGCCGGCCAGGGACAAGAGCAGCGCACCGGAGGACAACAGGAAGGCACTGGACAGCCCGGCGTGCCGGGCGACGAAGCCGTAGGTGAGCGGGGCGAGGACCTGCGCGAGCGCCGCGCAGCCGCCGAGCGCTCCCATGAAGCGGCCGCGCTCCGAGGACGGGGCCACCTCCACCACCACCGCCTGCGCGGAGGGGCGGTGCAGGCCATCCGGCACCGCCAGCAGCGCCCAGGCCACCACCATGACAATCAGCCCGTACGGCGCCGGAATCCAGCCGGCGAGGCCGAGCACGGCGCTCATCAGCACCATGCCCGCCAGCCCCGCGAGGATGAGGCCGTTGCGCTTCGGCAGCGCGTCCGACAGCCGCCCGCCGAAGGGCTGGGCGAAGGCGTAGACGAGCCAGGAGACGGCGACCAGCGGCCCCACGGCCTCGGACGGCGCTCCCAGCTTCATGGCGTAGAGCGGGATGTAGATGGGGAACAGGTTGAGTGCGAAGGCGAAGAAGAACTGCCAGGCGAACAGGCCCGCCAGCCGCGGCGAGCCGCGCACGTAGTCCAGCGGGGCGCGCACGGCGTCCAGCGCCAGCTTCCACTCACCCCCGGAGGCGCGCGCCTTGGACGGCTCGCGCGCGGGCTCCTCCAGCCGCAGGAGCAGCAGGCTGCTGATGAGGAAGAGCCCGCCGGCCAGGAAGAAGGTGTACTGCGTGGACAGCCAGCGGACGACGAAGGCGGAGGCGCCCAGCGCCAGCACGAACATGAGGCTGGTGCTCGCGTCGAGGAGGGCGAAGATGGTGGCGCGCTTCTTCGCCGGCGCGAAGTCCGCCACCAGCGCGCCATTCACCGGCTGCGCGCTGCGCGCCAGCAGGAGCTTGAGCGACAGCG contains these protein-coding regions:
- a CDS encoding MFS transporter, which translates into the protein MLTRGIRAVREMYELTRGLGNLRVLLVSGLVGTVAGGLLNPVMPLYLQSRGLDLQGIGLVYSVGSLVPIFLQPVMGSLSDRYSRKGFVVGLSLVTSLLVPVMALFAHPLPLAAALSLKLLLARSAQPVNGALVADFAPAKKRATIFALLDASTSLMFVLALGASAFVVRWLSTQYTFFLAGGLFLISSLLLLRLEEPAREPSKARASGGEWKLALDAVRAPLDYVRGSPRLAGLFAWQFFFAFALNLFPIYIPLYAMKLGAPSEAVGPLVAVSWLVYAFAQPFGGRLSDALPKRNGLILAGLAGMVLMSAVLGLAGWIPAPYGLIVMVVAWALLAVPDGLHRPSAQAVVVEVAPSSERGRFMGALGGCAALAQVLAPLTYGFVARHAGLSSAFLLSSGALLLSLAGMAWAPERSAPAAVAHTPVLTPSQEPG
- a CDS encoding class I SAM-dependent methyltransferase, with the translated sequence MSTANASQPQPQDISSRYDQVSSTYNDSKYTKAAHKLFWVVYDELTWTAVAKVLPPAGTSWRVLDAGGGGGKFSARFAEAGHQVTVLDISAGMLVKAKEYLASKGLLERCSFIEGTVADLPFKDAEFDLVFSEGDPVSYCLDQYPKAMSELVRVVKPGGPVIMGVDNRHEHFMFELKHGKKAEALKMLLTGRGKCPYGLPVHLFTIKELQDGVKAAGADVEEIFGKPVMYFEMLEAMQAERGPDFDVWAAREEIIAMQEKLAHEGFALQGQHFQVMARRKK
- a CDS encoding carbohydrate binding family 9 domain-containing protein, whose translation is MKPSTCAWGAALFVACLPALAFADSPADQQHYNYKATFTSEPITIDGKPDEAVWLTAPEVSGWHLTRIDYGNPARDDTKVRILYDKHNLYVLFYCLDKDPSKITAYSVQNESFLHQEDNVTVMLDTYKDHRNAYYFWTNPLGVRTDGRIVADGEAFTTSWAGEWETMGSVTKDGWYSEVRIPFANFQFPDVPEGEEVTFGLMLDREQARTQEWSNWTPDGVNSAKVSRFPHLEGLKGIEGRRSWGITPYVATDFALKTTADRKMFKPNAGFDARIDPTSNLALKLTVNPDFSDVEADQDRLLLDTEEPLLPERRPFFVESEHLFLAPIKIFTSRRIAMKPHDQVIGGAQFTGKVGGLGFSLLDVQHRDDPGDGSNEKENLNSGVLRLQQDIGKRSAINLVAVSRNGDKYGWFRTAGLDANIHIWEELFIQAQVLKSWSDVAGHKNSEAYKLAIHRFDTNSEFWIHLEDIGARYANPLGYTPVLDKQGYNTHLYLTPFPKLRFLPQINLTWDSLWRRNHEHVRTRLRNRVNVTPYLNHNFALYADYVYDDNEGFKDRIATGGFILFPNDWQSLTLTAFTGNFLGGPTRGINAAINLKMGHRLQAKFSGFYTESKDVPENSELFGTSGTGHSWSGYAQLRYQFNPNLYTRVTFQQGAVSELADYSNVKGTLLDAVFGWHYREWSDLFLVYSDQPFNGSQERRILSKISFTY